The Clostridiales bacterium genome has a window encoding:
- a CDS encoding ABC transporter permease subunit — MNIFLRELKANRKSIIIWSVCMFLLVVSGMSKYTAYSSGGGNNEVFNKMPHTMKAILGIGSFDVTTISGFFALMFLYIELTAAIHAVLLGSGIIAKEERDKTAEFLMVKPVSRTTIVTSKLLAALVNVLILNLVSLFSSIVMVKAYNNGGDISGEVTMFILSMFIVQLVFLSLGTLLSASMKNPKASGSLATGILLGGYVIYIVTDLTDHLNALKVLSPFKYFSYEDIVNGKGLSSSAVTMSILLAAVFSALTYVFYRKRDLKV, encoded by the coding sequence ATGAATATTTTCTTAAGAGAACTAAAAGCTAATCGAAAATCTATTATCATATGGAGCGTCTGTATGTTCTTGCTGGTGGTAAGCGGCATGAGCAAGTACACGGCTTATTCCTCCGGCGGAGGCAACAATGAAGTCTTTAACAAAATGCCGCATACGATGAAGGCAATACTTGGCATCGGTTCATTTGATGTCACGACCATAAGCGGCTTTTTTGCCCTCATGTTCCTTTACATCGAGCTTACGGCTGCCATCCATGCCGTACTTTTAGGAAGTGGCATAATTGCAAAAGAGGAACGCGATAAAACGGCCGAATTTTTGATGGTCAAACCCGTGTCACGGACTACTATCGTTACTTCAAAGCTCTTGGCCGCTCTGGTAAATGTCTTAATCCTTAACCTCGTTTCTCTCTTTTCATCGATAGTTATGGTTAAGGCTTACAATAATGGCGGAGACATTTCAGGTGAAGTAACAATGTTTATATTGAGCATGTTTATAGTCCAACTGGTTTTTCTGTCCCTCGGAACCTTGCTCTCAGCCTCAATGAAGAATCCAAAGGCCTCAGGGTCCCTTGCTACGGGAATACTGCTCGGCGGATATGTAATATATATAGTTACGGATTTGACTGATCATTTAAATGCTCTGAAAGTACTATCACCTTTTAAATATTTCAGTTATGAAGACATCGTAAATGGAAAGGGCTTAAGCTCCAGCGCCGTTACCATGTCAATTCTGCTCGCAGCCGTTTTTTCTGCTTTAACATATGTCTTCTATCGAAAAAGGGATTTAAAAGTATGA
- a CDS encoding ABC transporter permease subunit: protein MNMYLHELKSMRKSAIIWACALIGLAALYISIYPEMASDAEDFKKLLSGYPPTVMAMLGIDINYITSFLGFYSMIFSFITLCGAIQAMNLGVSILSKESRERTADFLLVKPVSRSAIVSAKLLAALTVILATDAVFYAALYIMVNAAEIENYTVKPFLMINLTLLFVQLIFLAIGMIVSVFFKRLKNILPISLGTVFGFYIIGALIATDKDNDAERFISPFKYFDSTYIIKNSGYEVPYVIAGAIIIAVAITASYIIYIKKDINAVS, encoded by the coding sequence ATGAATATGTATTTACACGAGCTTAAATCCATGCGAAAGTCGGCTATTATATGGGCATGTGCCCTAATAGGTCTGGCGGCATTATATATTTCAATCTATCCTGAAATGGCAAGCGATGCGGAAGATTTTAAAAAACTGCTTAGCGGTTACCCGCCTACTGTCATGGCGATGCTTGGAATCGACATTAACTACATTACTTCATTTTTAGGATTCTACTCCATGATATTTTCCTTTATTACGCTTTGCGGGGCCATACAGGCCATGAATCTTGGCGTTTCCATACTTTCAAAGGAATCACGGGAGAGAACGGCGGACTTTCTGCTTGTAAAACCTGTCTCACGTTCGGCCATCGTAAGCGCAAAGCTCCTGGCGGCTTTGACAGTAATACTCGCCACCGATGCTGTATTTTATGCTGCATTGTACATCATGGTCAATGCTGCTGAAATAGAAAATTATACTGTAAAACCGTTCTTAATGATCAATCTCACGCTGCTCTTTGTCCAGCTTATTTTTCTGGCCATCGGTATGATTGTTTCGGTATTCTTTAAAAGGCTTAAAAACATACTCCCGATTTCACTTGGCACCGTTTTTGGATTTTACATTATAGGCGCATTGATTGCCACAGATAAAGACAACGATGCAGAACGTTTTATATCCCCTTTTAAATACTTTGACAGCACCTATATCATTAAAAACTCAGGATATGAGGTGCCATATGTTATTGCCGGTGCGATCATTATAGCCGTCGCGATAACTGCATCTTACATCATTTATATAAAAAAAGATATTAACGCCGTGAGCTGA
- a CDS encoding ABC transporter ATP-binding protein produces MSVIETKNLTKSYGKARGIIDVNLNIEEGEIFGFIGPNGAGKSTTIRTLLGLIYPTSGSATIFGRSCIDHPEIRKEVGYLPSEVFYYDNMKVCDLLKYSASFYKKDCTKRINELAEIMDLDLKKKIDDLSFGNKKKVGIVQGLLHEPKLIILDEPTSGLDPLMQQRFFELIEQENKKGATVFFSSHILSEVQKMCSRVAFIKEGKIIKLEKMSTLQENSYKRISIEAKSSISKGIFNISGVNGLKIKNNTASFIFRGNINTIIKSISQIELSNISIGEPDLEEIFMHYYAKED; encoded by the coding sequence ATGAGTGTTATTGAAACTAAAAACCTTACAAAAAGTTACGGCAAAGCAAGAGGAATCATCGATGTAAACTTAAATATCGAAGAGGGGGAAATTTTCGGATTTATCGGACCTAACGGAGCGGGGAAATCGACGACTATCCGTACACTGCTTGGGCTTATATACCCTACAAGCGGCAGCGCAACTATATTCGGGAGAAGCTGCATCGATCACCCTGAAATCAGAAAAGAAGTCGGATACCTACCCTCGGAGGTCTTTTATTACGACAATATGAAAGTTTGCGATCTGCTCAAATATTCCGCCAGCTTCTATAAAAAAGACTGTACGAAACGCATAAACGAACTTGCGGAAATAATGGATCTGGACCTGAAAAAGAAGATCGATGACCTTTCCTTCGGCAATAAGAAAAAAGTCGGTATCGTACAGGGATTGCTGCACGAGCCGAAGCTTATCATACTCGATGAACCCACAAGCGGCCTTGATCCACTGATGCAGCAAAGATTTTTCGAACTCATAGAGCAGGAGAACAAAAAAGGTGCGACAGTATTTTTTTCCTCGCATATTTTAAGCGAGGTTCAGAAAATGTGCAGCAGAGTAGCTTTCATCAAAGAAGGCAAAATCATCAAGCTTGAAAAGATGAGCACCCTTCAGGAAAACAGTTATAAAAGGATCAGCATAGAGGCTAAATCTAGCATTTCCAAAGGAATTTTCAATATAAGCGGCGTAAACGGCTTGAAGATCAAGAATAATACGGCCAGCTTTATATTTAGAGGAAACATCAACACCATTATTAAAAGCATCAGCCAGATTGAACTTAGCAACATATCCATCGGCGAGCCCGATTTAGAGGAAATTTTCATGCATTATTATGCAAAGGAGGATTGA